A genomic stretch from Pararhizobium sp. IMCC21322 includes:
- a CDS encoding GFA family protein, protein MPKSLSAKCACGAVTANLIGPFRDAMGCHCETCRRQSGHYVAATQIDADGLQLLTSDRLKWWNASETAKRGFCNECGSLMFWREDGSDRVSVFMGCIDAPTGIKLTTHIFLEEKGDYYDV, encoded by the coding sequence ATGCCCAAATCTCTTTCTGCAAAATGCGCTTGCGGCGCTGTAACTGCGAACCTGATCGGACCTTTCCGTGATGCGATGGGCTGTCATTGTGAGACCTGTCGGCGTCAATCCGGGCATTACGTGGCTGCAACGCAGATAGATGCGGATGGTCTTCAATTATTGACATCTGACCGGCTGAAATGGTGGAACGCCAGCGAAACCGCAAAGCGCGGATTTTGTAATGAATGTGGCTCGCTGATGTTCTGGCGGGAAGACGGTTCCGATAGAGTTTCGGTTTTCATGGGATGCATTGATGCGCCTACAGGCATCAAGTTGACGACACACATTTTCCTTGAGGAAAAGGGTGATTATTATGATGTATAG
- a CDS encoding class III extradiol ring-cleavage dioxygenase, whose amino-acid sequence MTIVDQPSLFVSHGAPDLVLQETEAHRFLKQWGQSANPPKAILIISAHFETEQPTLSLGDAPDMIYDFGGFDPKLQTLVYSAPGSDSLAYRAGELLGQAGFHPAYEMRGFDHGTWVPLMLLYPDANIPVVQLSVQPNENPEHHFRMGQALQPLRKEGVLIIGSGSFTHNLSAVFGRNGLADRKASAPLWVTEFADWMDKRLTGGEINDLLSYRTMAPHAKENHPTDEHLLPLYVAMGAAGDDMAGERVHRSHEFGALMMDAYAFGNSSAAQVQAKST is encoded by the coding sequence ATGACTATTGTTGATCAACCATCTTTGTTTGTCTCGCACGGCGCCCCTGATCTGGTGCTGCAGGAAACTGAGGCCCACAGGTTTCTCAAACAATGGGGCCAGTCAGCCAATCCGCCCAAAGCCATTTTGATCATCTCAGCTCACTTTGAAACGGAACAGCCAACACTGTCACTCGGTGATGCACCGGATATGATTTATGATTTCGGTGGCTTTGATCCGAAATTGCAAACGCTTGTCTATTCTGCCCCAGGCAGTGATTCCCTAGCATATCGGGCAGGTGAATTGCTCGGGCAGGCCGGTTTTCATCCCGCCTATGAGATGCGGGGTTTCGATCATGGTACCTGGGTTCCACTGATGTTGCTCTACCCGGACGCCAATATTCCTGTTGTGCAATTATCCGTTCAGCCGAATGAAAACCCCGAACATCACTTCCGGATGGGGCAGGCACTGCAACCATTGCGCAAGGAAGGTGTCCTGATCATCGGATCTGGCTCATTCACTCATAATTTGTCTGCAGTTTTTGGCAGGAATGGACTGGCTGATCGCAAAGCCAGTGCGCCCCTCTGGGTAACCGAGTTTGCAGACTGGATGGATAAGCGTCTTACGGGAGGCGAAATCAATGATTTGCTGAGCTACCGGACAATGGCACCCCATGCGAAAGAAAATCATCCGACGGATGAACATCTCTTGCCGCTATACGTCGCAATGGGGGCCGCAGGTGACGATATGGCTGGCGAGAGGGTACACCGGTCTCATGAATTCGGAGCGCTCATGATGGACGCCTATGCCTTTGGAAACAGCAGTGCCGCGCAGGTTCAAGCCAAGAGTACCTGA
- a CDS encoding NAD+ synthase, whose translation MNNDTPSELKIAVAQLNPVLGDISGNLALAREARKRAVEQGADLLLLTELFICGYPPEDLVKKPTFIKACKLAIEEFAEDTKDGGPGVVIGTPWQENGELYNAIALLDDGEVKGLRYKVDLPNYGTFDEKRLFSTGPMPGPISFRGVRLGIPICEDAWNDEVCECLMETGAEMLLVPNGSPYWENKAELRLQVLVQRIVETDLPVIYSNQMGGQDELVFDGGSFVLAADRTLALQMPQFEEAITTVTMDAAEDETGQRIWKPQRGELAALPDLQEAHWQACVLGLKDYVNKNGFKSVVLGLSGGVDSAACAAIAVDALGADRVHCLMLPYRFTSEESLADAKACADALGVRYDIVSIFEPVEGFHSALETLFEGTEPGVAEENIQSRVRGALLMAVSNKFGPMLVTTGNKSEVSVGYATLYGDMNGGFNPIKDLYKIQVYDLCAWRNEHQPKNVLGPKGEVVPVNILTKAPTAELRDNQTDQDSLPPYEVLDDILECLVEEEMSIAEIVERGHDRKTVERIEHLLYIAEYKRRQAAPGVKLTRKNFGRDRRYPITNRFRDRS comes from the coding sequence ATGAACAATGATACACCCTCTGAACTTAAAATAGCCGTCGCACAGCTGAACCCGGTCCTGGGCGATATTTCCGGTAATCTGGCGCTGGCCAGGGAGGCGCGGAAACGCGCAGTTGAACAGGGCGCAGATTTGCTGCTGCTGACAGAGCTGTTCATCTGCGGTTATCCGCCGGAAGACCTCGTCAAGAAACCCACCTTCATAAAAGCCTGCAAGCTGGCAATAGAAGAATTTGCTGAAGACACGAAGGATGGCGGGCCGGGCGTGGTTATCGGCACGCCTTGGCAGGAAAATGGCGAGCTTTATAATGCGATTGCGCTGTTGGATGACGGCGAAGTCAAGGGTCTTCGCTACAAGGTAGACCTACCGAATTACGGTACATTTGACGAAAAACGCTTGTTTTCGACCGGCCCGATGCCGGGTCCAATTTCATTCCGGGGTGTCAGGCTTGGCATTCCAATTTGTGAAGATGCCTGGAATGACGAGGTCTGCGAATGCCTGATGGAAACAGGGGCAGAGATGTTGCTGGTTCCAAACGGATCGCCCTATTGGGAAAACAAGGCCGAGCTGCGTCTGCAAGTGCTGGTTCAAAGGATCGTTGAGACGGATCTTCCGGTTATCTATTCCAATCAAATGGGCGGACAGGACGAACTGGTCTTTGATGGTGGATCATTTGTATTGGCAGCGGACCGCACGCTGGCCTTGCAGATGCCTCAGTTTGAAGAAGCCATCACGACAGTCACCATGGACGCGGCGGAAGATGAAACCGGCCAGCGTATCTGGAAACCTCAAAGGGGCGAACTTGCAGCTTTGCCAGATTTGCAGGAAGCCCATTGGCAAGCCTGTGTTCTGGGGCTGAAGGACTATGTCAACAAAAACGGATTCAAAAGCGTGGTTCTGGGCTTGTCGGGCGGCGTTGATTCGGCAGCTTGCGCAGCAATAGCTGTGGATGCCCTTGGAGCGGACCGTGTGCATTGTCTGATGCTGCCTTACCGCTTTACCTCTGAGGAAAGTCTGGCCGATGCCAAAGCCTGCGCAGATGCATTGGGCGTCCGCTACGATATCGTATCAATTTTTGAACCGGTCGAGGGGTTCCACTCGGCTCTAGAAACCTTGTTTGAAGGCACGGAACCAGGTGTTGCCGAGGAAAATATCCAATCGCGTGTGCGTGGTGCGCTGCTAATGGCGGTCTCCAACAAATTTGGTCCCATGCTGGTGACAACCGGCAATAAATCCGAAGTGTCTGTTGGCTATGCCACGCTTTATGGCGATATGAATGGCGGTTTCAACCCGATCAAGGATTTGTACAAAATTCAGGTCTATGATTTGTGCGCCTGGCGTAACGAGCACCAGCCCAAGAATGTTCTCGGCCCCAAGGGCGAAGTTGTCCCCGTCAATATCCTGACAAAAGCACCCACCGCAGAACTGCGCGACAACCAGACGGATCAGGATTCACTGCCGCCATATGAAGTTCTGGATGACATTCTGGAATGTCTCGTTGAGGAAGAAATGAGCATTGCGGAAATTGTTGAACGGGGGCATGATCGCAAGACGGTCGAACGGATCGAACACCTGCTTTACATTGCCGAGTATAAGCGCCGCCAGGCAGCGCCGGGCGTGAAACTCACCAGAAAGAATTTTGGGCGCGATCGCCGTTATCCCATCACAAATCGCTTTAGAGACCGTAGCTAA
- a CDS encoding MFS transporter yields MLAFLRQNAPWLVAGMLLTFSSSFGQTFFIALFGGQIREEFGLSNGEFGGLYLLGTLGSAAVMVFVGKVVDFYSPRQVGAVALLGLGVASAAMAIADSLTMLVFTIFLIRFFGQGMMSHTALTAMGRWFDATRGKAVSITNTGHQIGEAVLPLTVVLLIAVLDWRQTWLIFAGVIILLAIPALWLLLGRDRVPQNTASTRDVAPIRQWTRSEMVHDPLFWIASFGYLSPPFIGTAIFFHQVYMVELKGWELSWFASGFSIYALVTFIFGLITGYCVDRFSARALLPYFLFPLAAALLVLSLFDSPWSIPLVFVLLGLNGGGFSTLFGALWPEIYGVKHLGEIRSLIVALMVFASALGPGVIGWLIDYGVALETQFLAMSAYCIVISGMLFGVSKAFIARQARETDLAKQETSTV; encoded by the coding sequence ATGCTCGCCTTTTTGCGACAGAATGCGCCCTGGCTTGTGGCCGGTATGCTACTGACGTTTTCATCCAGTTTTGGCCAGACCTTCTTCATCGCACTCTTTGGCGGTCAGATTCGCGAAGAGTTTGGATTGAGCAATGGTGAATTCGGAGGGCTGTATCTGCTTGGAACTCTCGGCAGTGCGGCGGTGATGGTTTTCGTTGGCAAGGTTGTGGATTTTTATTCTCCTCGGCAGGTTGGCGCTGTAGCTCTTCTTGGGCTTGGGGTCGCCAGCGCAGCGATGGCAATTGCAGACTCTCTGACGATGCTGGTCTTCACCATCTTCCTGATTCGGTTTTTCGGACAGGGAATGATGAGCCACACGGCGTTGACGGCCATGGGGCGCTGGTTCGATGCGACTCGCGGAAAGGCCGTCAGCATTACCAACACAGGTCACCAGATTGGCGAAGCGGTGCTGCCTTTGACCGTCGTATTGCTGATTGCGGTTCTGGACTGGCGTCAGACCTGGTTGATTTTCGCCGGTGTCATCATCCTGCTTGCCATTCCGGCCCTCTGGTTGCTGTTGGGGCGCGACCGGGTTCCGCAAAACACAGCTTCCACCAGGGATGTGGCGCCCATCAGGCAATGGACGCGCAGTGAAATGGTCCATGATCCTTTGTTCTGGATCGCGTCTTTCGGCTATCTGTCACCACCCTTTATCGGAACGGCAATTTTCTTCCATCAGGTCTATATGGTTGAACTGAAGGGGTGGGAGCTTTCCTGGTTTGCGAGCGGTTTCTCCATCTACGCCTTGGTCACATTTATTTTTGGTCTGATTACCGGATATTGCGTCGACCGCTTCAGCGCCCGTGCGCTTCTGCCATACTTTCTGTTTCCTCTGGCTGCCGCTTTGTTGGTTCTCAGCCTGTTTGACAGCCCGTGGAGTATTCCGCTGGTGTTTGTGCTTCTTGGCCTCAATGGGGGCGGGTTTTCCACGCTGTTCGGGGCTTTGTGGCCCGAAATATACGGCGTGAAACATCTGGGGGAAATCCGCTCACTCATTGTGGCGTTGATGGTCTTTGCCAGCGCATTAGGTCCTGGCGTCATTGGCTGGCTGATTGACTATGGCGTTGCCCTGGAAACCCAGTTTCTTGCCATGTCTGCCTATTGCATTGTGATCTCGGGAATGCTTTTTGGCGTTTCAAAAGCCTTTATCGCCAGACAGGCAAGAGAAACTGATTTGGCCAAACAGGAAACAAGCACCGTATGA
- the gltX gene encoding glutamate--tRNA ligase codes for MTSPIVRFAPSPTGRIHIGNARTALYNWLFARQHGGEFILRFDDTDKARSKQEFADGILTDLAWLGIEPDRIERQSARFADYEVVTADLKAKGLLYPCYESGDELERKRSRSRARGLPPVYDRSALKLSQEDKDALEAEGRKPHWRFLLPNYKDDLFAIERTEIHWDDLFIGPQTVDLGSMSDPVLVREDGSWLYTLPSIIDDAAFGVTHVIRGGDHITNTGAQIAIFKALGFKSPEFGHHNLLTGSEGEGLSKRLGSLSLEGLRTAGMEAMAVASLASLIGTSYAVEPIAEMQGLAKMFDPHKVSKSPARFDVAELEGLNAKLLHALPYETVSDRLSAPEGVDGALFWDAVQGNLEKLTDADRWAQIIVSGADPLIDDEDREMVSLAITLLPQEPWSHATWMEWANAVKAETGRKGKGLFMPLRKAVTGSASGPEMSKLLPLMDRDTVVARLS; via the coding sequence ATGACCAGCCCTATTGTTCGTTTTGCGCCGTCCCCGACCGGTCGCATTCATATCGGCAATGCCCGAACCGCGCTCTATAACTGGTTATTTGCCCGGCAACATGGGGGCGAGTTCATTCTGCGCTTTGACGATACGGACAAAGCCCGTTCCAAACAGGAATTCGCTGATGGTATTCTAACCGATCTGGCATGGCTGGGGATTGAACCCGACCGCATTGAACGCCAGTCAGCTCGTTTTGCTGACTATGAAGTGGTCACAGCAGACCTGAAGGCCAAAGGCCTTTTGTATCCTTGCTATGAGAGCGGGGACGAGTTGGAACGCAAGCGGTCGCGCAGCCGCGCACGAGGCTTGCCGCCGGTCTATGATCGTTCGGCGCTCAAACTAAGCCAGGAAGACAAGGATGCGCTTGAGGCAGAGGGGCGCAAACCCCATTGGCGCTTTTTGCTGCCGAATTACAAGGATGATTTGTTTGCCATTGAGCGGACAGAAATCCATTGGGATGATTTGTTTATCGGGCCGCAGACGGTGGATCTGGGGTCCATGTCTGATCCTGTTCTGGTTCGCGAGGACGGGTCGTGGCTTTATACGCTGCCATCCATCATCGATGATGCCGCTTTCGGCGTGACCCATGTCATTCGTGGCGGAGATCACATAACCAACACGGGTGCCCAGATTGCCATCTTCAAGGCACTCGGCTTCAAGTCGCCAGAATTTGGTCACCATAATCTGCTGACAGGTTCGGAAGGCGAGGGGCTGTCAAAACGTCTTGGTTCACTTTCTCTGGAAGGGCTGCGGACGGCCGGTATGGAAGCCATGGCTGTTGCCTCATTGGCCAGCCTCATCGGGACGTCTTATGCCGTTGAACCCATAGCCGAAATGCAGGGTCTTGCGAAAATGTTTGACCCACACAAGGTTTCAAAATCGCCCGCGAGATTTGATGTGGCAGAACTTGAAGGGCTGAATGCAAAACTGCTCCATGCGCTGCCCTATGAAACGGTTTCCGATCGATTGTCAGCGCCGGAAGGCGTGGATGGCGCTCTTTTTTGGGATGCAGTGCAGGGCAACCTTGAGAAACTGACCGACGCAGACCGTTGGGCGCAAATCATTGTGTCTGGTGCAGATCCTCTGATTGATGATGAAGATCGCGAAATGGTAAGCTTGGCCATCACGTTACTGCCACAGGAACCATGGTCTCATGCAACCTGGATGGAATGGGCAAATGCGGTGAAGGCGGAAACCGGGCGGAAAGGCAAGGGGCTGTTCATGCCCTTGCGCAAAGCCGTTACTGGATCCGCGTCAGGCCCGGAGATGTCAAAACTTCTGCCGTTGATGGACCGAGATACTGTTGTGGCCCGACTGTCCTGA
- a CDS encoding DUF2865 domain-containing protein — MLKFPRLCGRSSGLFGLVLLLGAGIAAPAYAQSAICYDLQSRLANLQNGGSGSQSRQYRRYNQAAKEMRNRIASAQKKARRAGCRTGGIRLFQKRECANATGQIRKLQRELRRVESQRSRYGRSPRNSRRQQQELLVALRRNRCGRRNVLDGFEQPRSNTYRTVCVRTCDGFFFPISTSTTSRNFGKDEAVCKGQFPGSDMSLFYHPRGADNAMERARGVDGRTYTSMPYAFRYRETYDPSCKFNRSALQQATLGNGTAVAFTARNPRAGEVRFGQNGPVPTPRPALGLDPETQMNMAGNFRPSGLPLAPELVIDPKIRDGQRVRTVGPQQYLGPSTAEVLTSPGLTRIQ, encoded by the coding sequence ATGCTTAAGTTTCCGCGTTTGTGTGGCCGATCCAGCGGTCTATTTGGTCTGGTATTGTTGCTCGGTGCTGGCATTGCCGCACCCGCCTATGCGCAATCTGCAATCTGCTATGATCTGCAGAGTCGGCTGGCCAATCTGCAAAATGGCGGCTCTGGCTCGCAAAGCCGTCAATATCGCAGGTATAATCAGGCCGCGAAGGAAATGCGGAACCGTATAGCTTCAGCTCAGAAAAAGGCGCGCAGAGCAGGCTGTCGGACTGGCGGTATTCGACTTTTCCAAAAACGTGAATGCGCTAATGCAACGGGACAAATCCGGAAGCTCCAGCGGGAATTGCGGAGAGTCGAGTCCCAGCGCTCACGTTATGGACGCAGCCCGAGAAATTCACGCCGCCAGCAGCAGGAACTCCTCGTTGCCCTTCGCCGTAACCGATGCGGGAGACGAAATGTGCTGGATGGCTTTGAACAGCCACGTTCAAACACCTACCGGACGGTTTGTGTGCGCACTTGTGATGGTTTCTTTTTTCCAATCAGCACTTCCACCACATCGCGCAATTTCGGCAAGGATGAAGCGGTCTGCAAAGGTCAGTTTCCCGGTAGCGACATGTCTTTGTTTTATCATCCACGCGGCGCAGATAATGCGATGGAACGAGCGCGAGGTGTCGACGGACGCACTTATACCAGCATGCCATACGCGTTTCGCTATCGCGAAACGTATGATCCTTCATGCAAATTCAACCGCAGCGCATTACAGCAAGCCACCCTTGGCAACGGAACTGCCGTCGCGTTCACAGCTCGCAATCCAAGAGCGGGTGAGGTCAGATTTGGTCAGAACGGTCCCGTTCCGACGCCCCGACCTGCGCTTGGTCTAGATCCGGAAACCCAGATGAACATGGCCGGAAACTTCCGCCCCAGTGGGTTGCCACTGGCCCCAGAGCTGGTGATCGACCCGAAAATTCGCGATGGTCAGCGTGTCAGGACAGTCGGGCCACAACAGTATCTCGGTCCATCAACGGCAGAAGTTTTGACATCTCCGGGCCTGACGCGGATCCAGTAA
- the cysS gene encoding cysteine--tRNA ligase, whose product MNKLPDLWLYNTLTRKKERFQPLDPANVRLYVCGPTVYDYAHIGNARPIIVFDVLFRLLRHLYGPEHVTYARNITDVDDKINARAAKEGVSIEDVTRRTTVQFHKDIAALGVLEPTVEPRATDHIEEMKALIEQLIERGHAYVADDHVLFDVSSMVDYGQLSKRPLDEMIAGARVEVASYKKNPTDFVLWKPSKTGEPSWVSPADISVPGRPGWHIECSAMSAKHLGEVFDIHGGGIDLAFPHHENEVAQSRCAYGTDTMANFWMHNGFVQVEGEKMSKSLGNFITINDLLETEKFGGRKWHGRILRLAMLKTHYEQPIDWTVSRLLQADRQLKKWTGILAKWGREVEGQLSDESLAALADNLNMNEFFRLIARYAERASFDRLVGVENIAFLKGGLEFLGFNLLAGLVVIKVDSGHVRVQGHEVSISHQINPQYAGDTVTKADLSDAPRNLNKRIEDRLRLLGEKNWAEADRIRDALLGEGIQLKDGKNPDTGARETKWEIKR is encoded by the coding sequence ATGAACAAACTGCCGGATCTTTGGCTTTATAACACGCTGACACGGAAGAAAGAGCGGTTTCAACCGCTGGACCCAGCCAATGTGCGGCTCTATGTCTGCGGCCCGACTGTTTATGACTATGCTCATATCGGCAATGCGCGCCCAATCATCGTCTTTGATGTCTTATTTCGGTTGCTGCGCCATCTCTATGGCCCGGAGCACGTCACCTATGCCCGCAATATCACGGATGTCGATGACAAGATAAACGCACGTGCTGCAAAAGAGGGCGTATCGATTGAAGATGTTACGCGGCGCACGACCGTGCAGTTTCACAAGGATATTGCGGCCCTTGGTGTTCTGGAGCCAACGGTCGAGCCGCGCGCCACAGACCATATTGAAGAAATGAAGGCGTTGATTGAACAGCTGATTGAACGCGGCCACGCCTATGTCGCAGATGATCATGTGTTGTTTGATGTCAGCTCAATGGTGGATTACGGCCAATTGTCCAAGCGACCGCTCGACGAAATGATTGCGGGTGCCCGCGTTGAAGTAGCTTCCTACAAGAAAAACCCGACGGATTTTGTGCTTTGGAAACCATCGAAAACCGGTGAGCCATCATGGGTTTCTCCTGCCGATATAAGTGTGCCTGGTCGCCCAGGTTGGCATATTGAATGCTCGGCAATGTCCGCAAAACATCTGGGTGAGGTGTTTGATATCCATGGCGGAGGGATCGATCTGGCATTTCCGCACCATGAAAACGAAGTTGCCCAGTCGCGTTGCGCTTACGGCACCGACACCATGGCCAATTTCTGGATGCACAACGGCTTCGTGCAGGTCGAGGGCGAGAAGATGTCCAAGTCTCTGGGCAATTTCATAACCATCAATGATTTGCTCGAAACCGAGAAATTTGGCGGGCGCAAATGGCATGGGCGAATATTGCGTTTAGCCATGTTGAAGACCCATTATGAGCAGCCCATTGATTGGACAGTGTCCCGTCTGCTGCAAGCAGATAGACAATTAAAAAAGTGGACCGGTATCCTTGCAAAATGGGGCCGTGAAGTTGAAGGCCAATTATCTGACGAATCTCTCGCTGCTCTGGCCGATAACCTTAATATGAATGAGTTTTTTCGGCTGATAGCAAGATACGCAGAACGTGCAAGTTTTGATCGACTTGTCGGGGTTGAAAATATTGCCTTTCTCAAAGGAGGTTTAGAGTTTTTAGGGTTCAATTTACTGGCAGGCCTTGTGGTAATAAAAGTAGATAGTGGCCACGTGAGAGTGCAAGGCCATGAAGTGTCGATCAGTCATCAAATAAACCCGCAATATGCAGGCGACACAGTTACAAAAGCTGATCTCTCGGATGCACCAAGGAACTTGAACAAACGTATTGAAGATCGGCTTCGGTTATTAGGTGAAAAAAACTGGGCGGAGGCAGACCGCATTCGTGATGCTTTGCTTGGCGAAGGCATTCAGCTGAAAGACGGCAAGAACCCAGATACAGGCGCACGCGAGACAAAATGGGAGATCAAGCGATGA
- a CDS encoding GFA family protein: protein MTTKPISGGCQCGAVRFRIAKLGEPSICHCRMCQKAFGSFYAPLVTAHELTWTRGAPKLFQSSNRVKRGFCAECGTPLTYDYGAEPGIAIGALDHPELAAPAVQVCVADKQPFVDVLADLPAHPNGVGSDEARFLATIKTYQHPDTDTEVWPPANAQTD from the coding sequence ATGACAACGAAACCCATTTCTGGTGGCTGTCAGTGCGGTGCTGTCAGGTTTCGCATTGCAAAGCTTGGCGAGCCCTCGATTTGCCATTGCCGCATGTGCCAAAAAGCCTTTGGCAGCTTTTATGCACCACTCGTGACAGCCCATGAGCTGACATGGACACGCGGCGCACCAAAGCTGTTCCAAAGCTCTAACAGGGTGAAACGCGGCTTTTGTGCCGAGTGTGGCACCCCGCTAACCTATGATTATGGTGCAGAGCCGGGCATAGCGATCGGCGCTTTGGATCATCCGGAACTTGCAGCTCCTGCTGTCCAGGTGTGCGTCGCAGATAAACAGCCATTTGTTGATGTGCTTGCTGATCTGCCGGCGCACCCAAATGGTGTAGGGAGCGATGAGGCCCGATTTCTGGCGACGATTAAAACCTACCAACATCCGGATACAGATACAGAGGTCTGGCCACCGGCAAACGCTCAAACCGACTGA
- the cimA gene encoding citramalate synthase, with translation MTKERLYLFDTTLRDGQQTPGIDFSLEDKIQIANMLDELGVDFVEGGYPGANPTDTAFFSEKRTRKAAFTAFGMTKRAGRSVENDPGVQALLGASADAICYVAKAWDYHVRVALACTNKENLEGIDASVKAAKAAGKLPLVDCEHFFDGYKANPEYALACAKTAFDAGARWVVLCDTNGGTLPMEIKSIIAEVIKHVPGDHLGIHAHDDTEQAVANSLAAVEAGVRQIQGTLNGIGERCGNANLISIIPTLKLKPAFSDRFDVGVSDKTLAKLTSFSKAFEELLNRSGNTQAAYVGSSAFATKAGIHASALLKEPETYEHVPPESVGNKRHVMVSDQAGKSNLISELNRFGLNIRKSDKRLDGLLADIKEREALGYAYEAADASLELLARRRLDSVPEFFSVDSFRVMIERRINARNELVTVSEAIVKVTVDGEEFMSVAEGNGPVNALDQALRKDLGSYNAHINDLELVDFKVRILNGGTEAITRVLIESRDGQGNRWFTVGVSSNIIDASFAALLDSINYKLMRVLADEI, from the coding sequence ATGACAAAAGAACGCCTATATCTGTTCGACACCACTTTGCGCGACGGCCAGCAAACGCCTGGCATCGATTTTTCGCTGGAAGATAAAATTCAGATTGCGAACATGCTTGATGAACTGGGCGTGGATTTCGTCGAAGGCGGTTATCCGGGTGCAAATCCTACAGATACTGCGTTCTTTAGCGAAAAGCGTACCCGCAAAGCCGCCTTTACTGCATTCGGCATGACTAAACGGGCAGGCCGTTCGGTCGAAAATGATCCGGGTGTTCAGGCGTTGCTGGGCGCAAGCGCGGATGCCATTTGCTACGTTGCCAAGGCTTGGGATTACCATGTGCGCGTCGCGTTGGCATGTACCAATAAGGAAAACCTGGAAGGCATTGACGCGTCGGTGAAAGCTGCCAAAGCTGCCGGAAAACTGCCTCTGGTCGATTGCGAGCATTTTTTCGATGGGTACAAGGCCAATCCGGAATATGCGCTGGCTTGCGCCAAAACTGCCTTTGACGCGGGCGCGCGCTGGGTGGTTTTGTGTGACACCAATGGCGGTACATTACCGATGGAAATCAAATCGATCATTGCCGAGGTCATCAAGCACGTTCCCGGAGATCATCTTGGCATTCATGCCCATGATGACACTGAACAGGCGGTTGCCAATTCGCTGGCCGCTGTTGAAGCCGGCGTGCGACAGATTCAAGGAACACTGAACGGTATCGGAGAGCGCTGCGGCAACGCCAATTTGATTTCCATCATTCCCACTTTGAAGCTGAAGCCAGCTTTTTCTGACCGGTTTGACGTGGGTGTGTCAGACAAAACTCTGGCGAAACTCACATCGTTTTCAAAGGCTTTCGAGGAATTGTTGAATCGATCTGGCAACACGCAAGCCGCTTATGTCGGCAGCAGTGCTTTCGCCACAAAAGCCGGAATTCACGCATCAGCACTGCTTAAAGAGCCCGAAACATATGAGCATGTGCCGCCAGAAAGTGTTGGCAATAAACGGCATGTGATGGTGTCTGATCAGGCCGGAAAATCAAATCTGATTTCAGAATTGAACCGGTTTGGTCTGAATATCAGAAAATCTGACAAAAGGCTTGATGGCCTCCTGGCAGATATCAAGGAACGCGAAGCTCTGGGCTATGCCTATGAAGCAGCTGATGCATCGCTCGAACTGCTGGCACGCCGCCGACTGGACTCGGTCCCCGAGTTTTTCTCGGTCGACAGTTTTCGGGTAATGATTGAACGGCGGATCAATGCGCGAAACGAGTTGGTGACCGTGTCGGAAGCCATCGTCAAGGTCACTGTGGACGGAGAAGAGTTCATGTCGGTCGCAGAAGGCAACGGGCCGGTCAATGCGCTTGATCAGGCACTTCGAAAAGATTTGGGCAGCTATAACGCCCATATCAATGATCTGGAACTCGTGGATTTCAAAGTGCGCATCCTGAACGGCGGAACGGAAGCGATCACGCGTGTTCTCATCGAAAGCAGGGATGGGCAGGGCAACCGATGGTTTACCGTGGGGGTCTCCTCAAACATCATCGATGCTTCATTCGCGGCGCTTCTTGATAGTATCAACTACAAGCTGATGCGGGTACTAGCAGACGAAATCTAA
- a CDS encoding TIGR00730 family Rossman fold protein encodes MGTISSICVYCGAGSGTDPAHMAAATALGRILAEEKIRLIYGGGTIGMMGAVSKAVLENGGQVTGIIPRFLLDMEASHEELERLDELILTEDMHERKRTMFDKADAFIALPGGIGTLEELVEQLTWAQLGRHKKPVLLANINNFWQPLIELISHMQEEAYIREGFEVNFLNSDDVEQIVPLLRKTARETVEADSALEAIGRL; translated from the coding sequence ATGGGCACCATTTCTTCCATTTGTGTTTATTGCGGAGCCGGAAGCGGCACAGATCCGGCTCATATGGCCGCCGCAACAGCGCTTGGCCGTATTCTTGCGGAAGAGAAAATCCGGTTGATTTATGGCGGCGGCACGATTGGAATGATGGGTGCCGTGTCAAAGGCTGTTCTTGAAAACGGCGGACAGGTGACAGGGATCATCCCAAGATTTCTTCTGGATATGGAAGCCTCTCATGAAGAGCTGGAACGTCTTGATGAATTGATTCTGACGGAAGACATGCATGAGCGCAAACGCACCATGTTTGACAAGGCAGACGCTTTCATTGCCCTGCCCGGTGGAATTGGCACATTGGAAGAACTGGTTGAGCAACTGACCTGGGCACAGCTCGGCAGGCACAAAAAGCCGGTACTGCTCGCCAATATCAACAATTTCTGGCAGCCACTGATTGAACTGATCTCTCACATGCAGGAAGAAGCCTATATCCGGGAAGGCTTTGAAGTGAACTTTCTCAACTCAGATGATGTGGAACAAATAGTGCCGCTGCTGCGAAAAACGGCGCGTGAAACCGTTGAGGCTGATAGTGCGCTGGAGGCAATCGGGCGGCTATAG